From Caminibacter mediatlanticus TB-2, the proteins below share one genomic window:
- a CDS encoding NifB/NifX family molybdenum-iron cluster-binding protein has translation MRVVIPTSTPDGLLAKRGAHFGKAPFYVIVDIENNEIKDINFVQNPGHSGGACGNAVMNIKNLGADVLVVSGIGQRPLLGFQEAGIKVFFDDKSQIVKESIDRLLNNEIKEISLENACGRH, from the coding sequence ATGAGAGTAGTAATTCCTACTTCAACTCCTGATGGACTTTTAGCAAAAAGAGGAGCTCATTTTGGAAAGGCTCCTTTTTATGTAATTGTTGATATTGAAAATAATGAAATAAAAGATATAAATTTTGTTCAAAATCCAGGACATAGTGGCGGGGCTTGTGGAAATGCTGTTATGAATATTAAAAATCTTGGTGCTGATGTTTTAGTTGTCTCAGGAATTGGACAAAGACCTTTACTTGGCTTTCAAGAAGCAGGAATAAAAGTGTTTTTTGATGATAAATCTCAAATAGTTAAAGAAAGTATTGATAGGCTTTTAAATAATGAAATAAAGGAAATAAGCTTAGAAAATGCATGTGGAAGGCATTGA
- a CDS encoding NifB/NifX family molybdenum-iron cluster-binding protein: MKIAIPVYGEDLKVFTRTGRAPFFAIFEFDGDKFKFLELRENGHAKEHEHDHGHHHEAHTEEEINHHHSHVKAARLGECKYIVCRALGPNMKDAILREGITPIMVSKKDGENAFEVLEKIKGELK, translated from the coding sequence ATGAAAATAGCAATTCCGGTATATGGAGAAGATTTAAAAGTTTTTACAAGGACAGGTAGAGCACCATTTTTTGCAATTTTTGAATTTGATGGGGATAAGTTTAAATTTTTAGAACTTCGTGAAAATGGACATGCAAAAGAACACGAACACGACCATGGACATCACCACGAAGCTCATACAGAAGAAGAAATAAATCATCATCACTCACACGTTAAAGCTGCGAGATTAGGAGAGTGTAAATATATTGTATGTAGAGCATTAGGGCCAAATATGAAAGATGCTATTTTAAGAGAAGGTATAACTCCAATTATGGTTAGTAAAAAAGATGGAGAGAATGCATTTGAAGTTTTGGAAAAAATTAAAGGTGAACTAAAATGA